A window of Candidatus Hydrogenedentota bacterium contains these coding sequences:
- a CDS encoding glycoside hydrolase family 78 protein, producing the protein MRAFSLFLVGILSCSVVLAAPLSIGALRCEYLDNPPGIDAIAPRLSWVLESGERGARQTAYQILVASDPESLAQDMGDRWDSGKVASDLSVHVAYVGRPLASRDACHWKVRVWDAEGEPSAWSAPAFWSMGLLREDDWKGAWIGLDSEVEAPRPITPTLEAAHWIWFAGDDPIAAPPPGTRYFRTTLDAPNPAAIERATAWFTADNRADLYVNGEAVASIETYNEVREVDITARLVAGSNAIAIAASNAGAVHNPAGLLAAVEVRLRDGGSIVNGSGATWRGAAEAEAGWMAADFDDRGWPAAAVLGPLGAEPWPGVGYADNRQLPARMLRREFTVDAAPVKATAWIAGLGHFVLNVNGQRIGDEVLAPGLTEYNKRVFYRTFDVTEAIRSGENAVGVLLGNGRYFAPRGLVPTRTRTYGLPSLRFQLEITREDGQVDRIVSDTSWRVTDAGPITENNEYDGERYDARREMPGWGKPGFDDSMWKPADTMPPPGGVLAAQMAEPIRITESIRPIAITQPRPGMYIYDMGQNMVGWCRLKVQGPVGTAVQMRFAEILQDDGTLYLANIRGAQVTDVYTLRGDGVEVWEPEFVFHGFRYVELTGYPGEPDLDTLEGQVVHDDLAVAGAFECSNPLLNQIYRNIRWGVRGNYRSVPTDCPQRDERQGWLGDRSAESTGESYLYDVAAFYAKWVADMEDAQREDGSVSDVCPSYWPLYNDNVTWPSTFLIAPKMLRTQYADTRAIERHYPGMQRWIAHMRQYLRDGLMPRDNYGDWCVPPEEEHLIHSKDESRKTPGEVLGTTYFIHDLNLMAEYATMLEKPADAEEYRALAREMTDAFNAKYWNAEQGYYANGAQTAQVLPLYFGIAPEPAQGPAFDHLVNKILVEGNGHIGTGLVGGQWLMRTLSDRGRADVAYMIATQTGYPSWGYMIAQGATTIWELWNGNTADPAMNSHNHVMLVGDLCIWFHEYLAGIRPDPDLPGFKHIVMKPHVLGDLTHASATHRSMYGEIRSGWRIAGNQFVWDVTVPPNTRATLHAPVQGADTVLEGGAPVENSEHIQVRERSGDRLVLAVAPGRYRFTTPWNAGTP; encoded by the coding sequence ATGCGCGCCTTTTCACTGTTCCTTGTGGGGATCCTGTCCTGTTCGGTCGTCCTGGCCGCACCATTGTCCATCGGCGCATTGCGCTGTGAATACCTCGACAATCCCCCGGGTATCGACGCCATCGCGCCGCGCCTGTCGTGGGTACTCGAATCCGGCGAACGCGGCGCCCGGCAAACGGCCTACCAGATACTCGTGGCCTCCGATCCGGAAAGCCTCGCACAGGACATGGGTGACCGCTGGGACAGCGGCAAGGTGGCCTCCGATCTATCCGTGCACGTCGCATACGTCGGGCGCCCGCTCGCATCGCGGGACGCCTGCCACTGGAAGGTGCGCGTGTGGGACGCGGAGGGCGAACCCTCCGCCTGGAGCGCGCCGGCGTTCTGGAGTATGGGCCTCCTGCGGGAGGACGACTGGAAGGGCGCGTGGATCGGGCTGGACAGCGAGGTGGAGGCGCCGCGCCCCATCACGCCCACCCTCGAAGCCGCCCACTGGATCTGGTTTGCGGGCGACGATCCGATTGCGGCGCCGCCGCCCGGAACGCGCTACTTCCGAACCACCCTCGACGCGCCGAACCCCGCCGCGATCGAGCGCGCAACGGCCTGGTTCACGGCGGACAACCGCGCCGACCTGTACGTGAATGGCGAAGCGGTTGCCTCCATCGAAACCTACAACGAGGTGCGCGAGGTGGACATCACGGCGCGCCTGGTCGCCGGGAGCAACGCGATCGCCATCGCCGCCTCCAACGCGGGCGCGGTCCACAATCCAGCCGGGCTCCTGGCCGCAGTCGAAGTGCGCTTGCGGGATGGCGGGTCGATCGTGAACGGCAGCGGGGCGACCTGGCGCGGGGCGGCGGAGGCGGAGGCGGGTTGGATGGCGGCGGACTTCGACGACCGCGGATGGCCCGCCGCGGCGGTGCTTGGCCCGCTGGGCGCGGAACCGTGGCCGGGCGTGGGCTACGCCGACAACCGCCAGCTTCCTGCGCGGATGCTGCGCCGCGAGTTCACGGTCGACGCGGCCCCCGTAAAGGCCACCGCCTGGATCGCGGGCCTCGGGCACTTCGTGCTGAACGTCAACGGCCAGCGCATCGGCGACGAGGTCCTGGCGCCGGGCCTGACGGAGTACAACAAGCGGGTTTTCTACCGCACCTTCGATGTCACCGAGGCGATCCGATCGGGCGAGAACGCCGTTGGCGTGCTTCTTGGTAATGGCCGCTATTTCGCCCCGCGCGGGCTGGTTCCCACCCGGACGCGCACGTACGGCCTGCCGTCCCTTCGCTTCCAGTTGGAGATCACGCGGGAAGACGGCCAGGTCGATCGTATTGTCTCCGATACGTCCTGGCGCGTCACGGACGCGGGTCCGATCACGGAGAACAACGAATACGACGGCGAACGCTACGACGCCCGCCGGGAGATGCCCGGCTGGGGAAAACCGGGCTTTGACGACAGCATGTGGAAGCCCGCCGACACGATGCCGCCGCCCGGGGGCGTGCTGGCCGCGCAAATGGCGGAACCCATCCGGATCACGGAATCGATCCGCCCGATCGCCATCACGCAGCCGCGCCCCGGGATGTATATCTACGACATGGGCCAGAACATGGTGGGCTGGTGCCGCCTGAAGGTGCAAGGCCCCGTGGGTACCGCGGTCCAGATGCGCTTCGCGGAAATTCTGCAGGACGACGGCACGCTCTACCTGGCGAACATCCGGGGCGCGCAGGTGACCGATGTCTACACCCTGCGGGGGGACGGCGTGGAAGTGTGGGAGCCCGAGTTCGTCTTCCACGGCTTCCGCTATGTGGAACTGACGGGCTATCCCGGCGAACCGGATCTCGATACGCTGGAAGGCCAGGTGGTGCACGACGATCTGGCGGTCGCGGGCGCCTTTGAGTGCTCGAATCCCCTGCTGAATCAGATCTACCGCAACATCCGCTGGGGCGTGCGCGGCAATTACCGCAGCGTCCCCACGGACTGCCCGCAGCGCGATGAACGCCAGGGCTGGCTGGGCGACCGGTCGGCCGAATCCACCGGGGAGAGTTACCTTTACGACGTGGCGGCGTTCTACGCCAAATGGGTAGCCGACATGGAGGACGCGCAGCGGGAGGACGGCAGCGTATCCGACGTGTGCCCCTCCTACTGGCCGCTGTACAACGACAACGTGACCTGGCCGAGCACCTTCCTGATCGCGCCGAAGATGCTGCGCACGCAGTACGCCGACACGCGCGCCATTGAGCGGCATTACCCGGGCATGCAGCGGTGGATCGCGCACATGCGCCAGTATCTGCGGGATGGGCTGATGCCGCGCGACAACTACGGCGACTGGTGCGTGCCGCCGGAGGAAGAGCACCTGATTCACTCGAAGGATGAAAGCAGGAAGACGCCCGGCGAGGTGCTGGGAACCACCTACTTCATCCACGATCTGAACCTGATGGCCGAATACGCCACGATGCTGGAAAAACCGGCGGACGCGGAGGAATACCGCGCGCTGGCGCGCGAGATGACGGACGCCTTCAACGCGAAATACTGGAACGCCGAGCAGGGGTACTACGCCAACGGCGCGCAGACCGCGCAGGTGCTTCCGCTGTATTTCGGCATCGCCCCGGAACCGGCGCAGGGCCCGGCCTTCGATCACCTGGTGAACAAGATCCTGGTCGAGGGGAATGGCCACATCGGCACGGGACTCGTGGGCGGGCAGTGGCTCATGCGCACGCTCTCGGATCGGGGCCGGGCGGACGTGGCCTATATGATCGCGACGCAAACCGGCTACCCGAGCTGGGGCTACATGATCGCCCAGGGCGCCACCACCATCTGGGAACTCTGGAACGGCAATACGGCGGACCCGGCGATGAACTCGCACAACCACGTGATGCTGGTGGGCGATCTCTGCATCTGGTTCCACGAGTACCTGGCGGGCATCCGGCCGGATCCGGATCTACCCGGCTTCAAACACATCGTTATGAAACCACACGTCCTGGGCGATCTGACCCACGCCTCGGCAACGCACCGGAGCATGTATGGGGAAATTCGAAGTGGGTGGCGGATTGCCGGGAACCAGTTTGTCTGGGATGTGACCGTTCCGCCGAACACCCGCGCAACGCTGCACGCGCCTGTCCAGGGGGCGGATACCGTCCTGGAGGGCGGCGCGCCCGTGGAGAACTCGGAGCACATCCAGGTGCGCGAACGTTCCGGCGACCGGCTTGTTCTGGCGGTGGCGCCGGGCCGTTACCGGTTCACGACCCCGTGGAATGCCGGGACGCCATAG
- a CDS encoding L-rhamnose/proton symporter RhaT: MEPNPLMGVLLHAAGGIAAASFYIPYTRVRNWRWESYWIVGGVFSWLVAPLAGAAILTPAGFGALLASPPMALAGTYLFGVLWGIGGLTFGLSVRYLGLSLGYAVALGFCAAFGTVIPPLFMGTIFDLLATQSGLTILGGIVVCLGGIAVCGWAGMRRERETDATEKAEGAVTFNFARGLWVAVFAGVMSACMAFAFAAGKPITEAALAAGVSPTFVNLPVLIVALGGGLTTNLIWCLYLNRKNQSFHDYVHAGDASLGWNYLFSALAGVTWYLQFFFYGIATTKMGAYDFSSWTIHMAFIIAFSNVWGLWFGEWKGSSRGTVQTVAAGIAVLVLSTIVVGVGNYLAG; encoded by the coding sequence ATGGAACCGAATCCGCTCATGGGGGTACTCTTGCACGCCGCCGGTGGCATTGCCGCGGCCAGTTTCTACATTCCCTACACGCGCGTGCGCAACTGGCGCTGGGAGTCCTACTGGATTGTCGGCGGAGTCTTCAGCTGGCTGGTGGCCCCGCTGGCGGGCGCGGCAATCCTCACCCCCGCCGGTTTCGGCGCCTTACTGGCCTCGCCGCCGATGGCGCTCGCCGGAACCTATCTCTTCGGCGTGCTCTGGGGCATCGGCGGGCTCACCTTCGGCCTGTCGGTCCGCTATCTCGGCCTATCCCTTGGCTATGCCGTCGCGCTCGGCTTCTGCGCCGCCTTCGGCACCGTTATCCCGCCGCTTTTTATGGGGACGATTTTCGATCTGCTAGCCACGCAATCCGGCCTGACCATACTGGGCGGCATTGTGGTGTGTCTCGGGGGCATCGCGGTCTGCGGCTGGGCCGGTATGCGCCGTGAGCGGGAGACGGATGCGACTGAGAAGGCCGAAGGCGCCGTCACATTCAACTTCGCGCGCGGGCTCTGGGTCGCCGTCTTCGCCGGCGTCATGAGCGCCTGCATGGCCTTCGCCTTCGCCGCCGGCAAGCCCATCACGGAAGCGGCGCTGGCGGCGGGGGTATCGCCCACGTTCGTGAACCTGCCTGTGCTTATCGTCGCGCTCGGCGGCGGCCTCACCACCAACCTGATCTGGTGCCTCTATCTGAATCGAAAAAATCAGAGTTTTCACGACTACGTCCACGCCGGAGACGCCTCGCTCGGCTGGAACTACCTGTTCTCCGCGCTGGCCGGCGTCACGTGGTACCTGCAATTTTTCTTCTACGGCATCGCCACCACCAAAATGGGCGCCTACGACTTTTCGAGCTGGACCATTCACATGGCCTTCATCATCGCCTTCAGCAACGTGTGGGGCCTGTGGTTCGGGGAGTGGAAAGGTTCCAGCCGCGGCACCGTGCAAACCGTGGCGGCGGGTATCGCCGTTCTGGTCCTCTCCACGATCGTCGTTGGCGTGGGTAATTACCTCGCGGGCTGA
- a CDS encoding phosphoenolpyruvate carboxylase — protein MPDKDLMPEWSEKVARDRDFLTQCLAEVLEELGEKSLVRFLPWRSGKAPRTVAGHIDTGQVNRQLQVISIAYHLLNIVEENAAALGRRERERHLGLLHEPGLWGHALKRLREAGFSEADLLDALDRVRVEVVLTAHPTEAKRPVVLRQHRALYDEYTKLEGADWTAYERDAIRDRIKAQLERLWRTGEMYLEKPGVLSELDDMRDYLGMVFPRAVIQVRQRLHNAWREAGLRPGALRNTATAPRLLFGNWVGGDRDGHPLVTGDVTREALARLRNEALDRMRALLNALADNLTLSDLFQPVPAPLAVALAEAEALLSPAARENLAPLAREPWRAFTQALRGLLDDARACPEHPYARPGALRAGLVTLIESLEAVGAGRLARAEVEPLLLHLDTFGFHLAALDIRQNSDFHAAAVSQLLQAAGFADWDYAKWDYATRRAFLDRELTSLRPIAPRCGALGPQAAAVLDAYQAVADYIAHYGAAGIGSFIVSMTRDDTDLLVVYLFAREVGLMQQDDDGIRCDLEVVPLFETLDDLEGSPAILDAFLQHPISRRRVASPQQVMVGYSDSNKSGGMLASQWNLNKAQRALAEVCRAHGRACYFFHGRGGTFSRGAGPTNQFLEALPEGTLQGRVRLTEQGEVIGQKFGNLPTAVYNLELLAAGVTVATLKNSRAANLDPRFHRIGELLSAYSREAYQEQLESPGFIKFWSAATPIDALERSFIGSRPSRRSGKRTIEDLRAIPWVFSWTQARYYLPGWFGVGSALERLRDEHPDDYAFLKREGGAWPFVRYVLYNAETSLASADLGIMKQYAALVPDATLRKAQFKRIEGEYLRTNRMLEDFFGAPRAERRPRLTRTLAMRAEGLRRLHAIQIALLREWRELRARRRTREAEALVPALLLSVNAIASGERTTG, from the coding sequence ATGCCCGATAAAGATTTAATGCCCGAATGGTCGGAGAAGGTGGCGCGCGATCGCGATTTTCTGACCCAGTGCCTCGCGGAAGTGCTGGAGGAGCTGGGTGAAAAGAGCCTGGTCCGCTTTCTGCCGTGGCGATCCGGCAAGGCGCCCCGCACGGTGGCGGGCCACATCGACACCGGCCAGGTGAACCGGCAGTTGCAGGTGATTTCCATCGCCTACCACCTCCTCAACATCGTGGAGGAGAACGCGGCGGCGCTGGGGCGGCGCGAGCGCGAGCGGCATCTGGGGCTTTTGCACGAGCCGGGCCTGTGGGGCCACGCCCTCAAGCGCCTGCGGGAGGCGGGATTCAGCGAGGCGGACCTGCTGGACGCCCTTGATCGGGTGCGGGTGGAGGTGGTGCTGACCGCGCACCCGACCGAGGCCAAGCGCCCCGTGGTCCTGCGACAACACCGCGCGCTCTATGACGAGTACACGAAGCTGGAAGGCGCCGACTGGACGGCGTACGAGCGGGACGCGATCCGGGACCGCATCAAGGCGCAGCTGGAGCGGCTCTGGCGCACCGGGGAGATGTACCTGGAAAAACCCGGCGTGCTCTCGGAACTCGATGATATGCGCGATTACCTGGGCATGGTCTTCCCCCGCGCGGTCATCCAGGTGCGCCAGCGGCTGCACAACGCCTGGCGCGAGGCGGGCCTCCGTCCCGGGGCCCTGCGAAACACCGCCACCGCGCCGCGCCTCCTGTTCGGCAACTGGGTGGGCGGCGATCGCGACGGGCACCCGCTGGTTACCGGCGACGTGACCCGCGAGGCCCTGGCGCGCCTCCGCAACGAGGCCCTGGACCGCATGCGCGCGCTGCTGAACGCGCTGGCCGATAATCTGACGCTTTCCGACCTCTTCCAACCGGTTCCGGCGCCGCTGGCGGTGGCGCTGGCCGAAGCCGAGGCGCTGCTCTCACCGGCCGCCCGGGAGAATCTGGCGCCGCTCGCGCGCGAGCCGTGGCGCGCGTTCACCCAGGCGCTTCGCGGCCTGCTCGACGATGCGCGGGCCTGTCCGGAACACCCCTATGCCCGGCCCGGCGCGCTCCGCGCGGGCCTGGTCACCCTGATCGAGTCGCTGGAGGCGGTGGGGGCCGGGCGGCTGGCCCGGGCCGAGGTCGAGCCCCTGCTCCTGCACCTGGACACCTTCGGCTTTCACCTGGCGGCCCTGGACATCCGGCAGAACAGCGACTTTCACGCCGCCGCCGTGTCCCAGTTGCTTCAGGCGGCCGGTTTCGCCGACTGGGACTACGCGAAATGGGACTACGCCACGCGGCGCGCCTTCCTCGATCGCGAGCTGACCTCGCTCCGCCCGATCGCGCCCCGGTGTGGCGCGCTGGGCCCGCAGGCGGCGGCGGTGCTGGACGCGTACCAGGCCGTCGCGGACTATATCGCGCACTATGGCGCGGCGGGCATCGGAAGCTTCATTGTGAGCATGACGCGCGACGACACGGATTTGCTCGTGGTGTATCTGTTCGCGCGCGAAGTGGGCCTGATGCAACAGGACGACGATGGCATCCGCTGCGATCTCGAGGTCGTGCCGCTGTTTGAGACGCTGGACGACCTGGAGGGCAGCCCGGCGATTCTGGACGCCTTCCTCCAGCACCCCATTTCGCGGCGCCGGGTCGCCAGCCCGCAACAGGTCATGGTGGGCTACAGCGACAGCAACAAGAGCGGCGGCATGCTGGCGAGCCAGTGGAACCTGAACAAGGCCCAGCGCGCGCTGGCGGAGGTCTGCCGCGCGCACGGGCGGGCCTGCTACTTCTTCCACGGTCGCGGCGGCACCTTCAGCCGGGGCGCGGGCCCGACCAACCAGTTTCTCGAAGCGCTGCCCGAGGGCACGCTCCAGGGCCGGGTGCGCCTCACCGAGCAGGGCGAGGTGATCGGGCAGAAGTTCGGCAACCTCCCCACGGCGGTGTACAACCTGGAACTGCTCGCGGCGGGCGTCACCGTGGCCACGCTGAAAAACAGCCGCGCGGCCAATCTCGATCCGCGGTTCCACCGCATCGGCGAACTGCTGAGCGCGTACAGCCGGGAGGCCTACCAGGAACAGCTCGAATCGCCCGGATTCATCAAATTCTGGTCCGCCGCCACGCCGATCGATGCGCTCGAGCGCAGCTTTATTGGATCGCGCCCGTCGCGGCGGAGCGGCAAGCGCACGATCGAAGATCTCCGGGCGATCCCGTGGGTTTTCAGCTGGACCCAGGCGCGCTATTATCTGCCGGGCTGGTTCGGCGTGGGGTCCGCCCTGGAGCGCCTGCGCGACGAGCACCCGGACGACTACGCGTTTCTCAAACGCGAGGGCGGCGCGTGGCCCTTCGTGCGCTATGTGCTCTACAACGCCGAAACCAGCCTGGCCTCGGCGGATCTGGGCATCATGAAGCAGTACGCCGCGCTCGTGCCCGACGCCACGCTGCGCAAGGCCCAGTTCAAGCGGATCGAGGGCGAATACCTGCGCACCAACCGGATGCTGGAGGACTTCTTCGGCGCGC
- a CDS encoding L-fucose/L-arabinose isomerase family protein has product MKIGLYGIGLDTYWAQFEGLYERLQGYQQGIADRLQAEDPALELVNTGVVDNPEKAREVGDMLAREGVDLILLYVSTYALSSTVLPVVQRAKAPVLVLNLQPVRAIDYAAFNALGDRGKMTGEWLAHCQACAAPEIAAVFNRAGIDYHLVTGTLDDPEAWAEILDWVAAARVAARLRNARVGVLGHYYCGMLDVYADMTGLAVDFGVHFELLEMCELHRLREAATAQAVREKRGQFGRDFDVDPACADEELDRAARTSVALDALVAARRLDAMAYYYEGQPGNEYENIVTSVIAGNTLLTMHGVPVAGECEIKNALAMKIMDLFGAGGSFSEFYAMDFDDDIVLLGHDGPAHPAIAEGRVALVPLPVYHGKPGTGLSIQMTVKHGPVTLLSVVQGRDGQARLLLAEGESVPGPVLHIGNTNSRYRFRIGAKEFVNSWAAQGPAHHMAIGAGHIASRLRKLAGLLNLSWHQVC; this is encoded by the coding sequence ATGAAAATCGGGCTGTACGGCATCGGCCTCGACACCTACTGGGCGCAGTTCGAAGGGCTTTACGAACGCCTTCAGGGATACCAGCAGGGCATCGCGGACCGGCTTCAGGCCGAGGACCCGGCGCTGGAGCTCGTCAACACGGGCGTGGTGGACAACCCTGAAAAGGCCCGCGAAGTCGGTGATATGCTCGCCCGCGAAGGGGTGGACCTGATCCTCCTCTACGTGTCCACCTACGCGCTCAGTTCGACCGTGCTGCCCGTGGTCCAGCGCGCGAAGGCCCCCGTGCTCGTGCTGAACCTCCAGCCCGTCCGCGCCATCGACTACGCCGCGTTCAACGCGCTCGGCGATCGCGGAAAAATGACCGGCGAGTGGCTGGCGCACTGCCAGGCCTGCGCCGCGCCGGAGATCGCGGCGGTATTCAACCGCGCCGGCATCGACTACCACCTCGTCACCGGCACGCTGGACGACCCGGAAGCGTGGGCGGAGATCCTCGACTGGGTGGCGGCCGCGCGGGTGGCCGCGCGACTCCGCAATGCGCGCGTGGGGGTACTGGGCCATTACTACTGCGGCATGCTGGACGTTTACGCGGACATGACCGGGCTCGCCGTGGACTTCGGCGTTCATTTCGAATTGCTGGAGATGTGCGAACTGCACCGGCTCCGGGAAGCCGCGACGGCGCAGGCGGTCCGCGAGAAGCGCGGACAGTTCGGACGCGATTTCGACGTGGACCCGGCCTGCGCGGACGAGGAACTGGATCGCGCGGCCCGCACGTCGGTCGCGCTGGACGCGCTGGTGGCGGCGCGGCGCCTCGACGCGATGGCCTACTACTACGAGGGCCAGCCCGGCAACGAATACGAGAACATCGTCACCTCCGTGATCGCGGGCAACACGCTCCTCACCATGCACGGCGTACCGGTGGCGGGCGAATGCGAGATCAAGAACGCCCTGGCGATGAAGATCATGGACCTGTTCGGCGCGGGCGGCAGCTTTTCCGAATTCTACGCGATGGATTTCGACGACGATATCGTGCTGCTCGGCCACGACGGACCGGCCCACCCGGCCATCGCCGAGGGCCGCGTCGCGCTCGTCCCGTTGCCGGTGTACCACGGGAAACCCGGCACGGGCCTCTCCATCCAGATGACGGTGAAGCACGGACCGGTTACGTTGTTGTCCGTCGTGCAGGGGCGCGATGGACAGGCGCGTCTGCTTCTCGCCGAGGGCGAGAGTGTGCCCGGGCCGGTATTGCACATCGGCAACACCAACAGCCGGTACCGCTTCCGCATCGGCGCAAAAGAGTTTGTGAATTCCTGGGCGGCGCAGGGCCCCGCCCACCACATGGCCATTGGCGCTGGCCATATCGCCTCCCGGCTCCGGAAGCTGGCGGGGCTCCTTAACCTTTCCTGGCATCAGGTTTGTTGA
- a CDS encoding carboxypeptidase regulatory-like domain-containing protein, with protein sequence MIDTLAGAAPYQLIARVWTRSGEPVPDAEIVCTPTNTEKIVADGEEPIVYRFRTGADGRAVQDFGGESTSYWARCERDGLLAAGNVRFGGHPVNHLDLVLRPPAALKGRTVDALGKPVPEVTVHCSLERSGKVASVESGPDGVFEFTDLPYDSISKGYLLRGEAPGYVPTISELVRPGDDVDLVMSRGARVVISVRRKADGRPLPGVQVSATRPDVRGQSFEGVSDATGIINLEGLTPASYTVTAKGEKYVLDPFMTRVEVQSGLETRLELLATDAAAIAGRVVDAVTEAGVPGVEVWAFPTGEASTLTIRATSDPTGGFLLTGLKSGTHQIGLLNLPARYGGSRGSISNFQDVHVDAGGERDDVVFEITPGLVLSGHVVYEDGAPAGGATVQAHVYHPTAGEQAPIWVERGYTDSNGAFVIARPPENKPVHVEAWLRTNKSPVVGPIPSDSPAAQHIEVVLPPPPETTTVAGHVVDERGAPVVAQVSAHRRGPDPITDQAQTDMEGHFLLTDILPGAYDFTLRNTGMDTDGPDVEAGSANIQAGRRLENLRLVYRTSGLTISGVVYDQNNATVHAYRVQLARGSGDGVGFKPLYSECTTDRGGRFRFENLEPGVYRLSGDRSHGRWQQVVQPGDDVSIVLPPKEAPDEN encoded by the coding sequence GTGATCGACACCCTGGCCGGGGCGGCGCCCTACCAGTTGATTGCGCGGGTGTGGACCCGGTCGGGCGAACCTGTACCGGATGCGGAGATTGTGTGCACTCCCACCAACACCGAAAAGATCGTGGCGGACGGTGAAGAGCCTATCGTCTACCGTTTCCGCACTGGTGCGGACGGGCGCGCCGTGCAAGACTTCGGCGGCGAGAGCACCTCATATTGGGCGCGTTGTGAGCGCGACGGCCTGCTGGCGGCGGGCAACGTGCGTTTTGGGGGCCATCCCGTGAACCACCTCGATTTGGTGCTGCGGCCACCGGCGGCGCTCAAGGGGCGTACAGTGGACGCCCTGGGAAAACCGGTGCCGGAAGTGACGGTGCACTGTTCTCTGGAGCGTAGTGGGAAAGTCGCATCCGTGGAATCAGGCCCGGACGGCGTGTTCGAGTTCACCGACCTTCCCTATGATTCGATCAGTAAGGGATACTTACTGAGAGGCGAGGCCCCGGGTTACGTCCCAACGATTTCAGAACTTGTTCGGCCGGGGGATGACGTGGATCTCGTGATGAGCCGCGGGGCAAGAGTGGTTATTTCGGTGCGCCGGAAAGCCGACGGCCGTCCTTTGCCGGGTGTCCAGGTGAGCGCAACGAGACCCGACGTTCGCGGGCAAAGTTTTGAAGGGGTCTCCGACGCCACGGGTATTATCAATCTGGAAGGCCTTACGCCGGCTTCCTACACGGTAACCGCGAAAGGCGAGAAATACGTCCTGGATCCATTCATGACGCGAGTGGAAGTGCAATCGGGTCTGGAGACCCGGCTGGAACTGCTTGCGACCGATGCGGCAGCCATCGCCGGCCGTGTGGTTGATGCGGTCACGGAAGCCGGCGTTCCCGGGGTTGAGGTGTGGGCTTTTCCCACCGGCGAGGCGTCCACGCTGACTATCCGGGCAACTTCGGACCCCACGGGCGGTTTTTTACTCACGGGATTGAAAAGCGGCACACACCAGATCGGCCTGTTGAACCTCCCGGCCAGGTACGGCGGTAGCCGCGGTAGCATCTCGAATTTTCAGGATGTTCATGTCGATGCCGGAGGCGAACGCGATGATGTCGTCTTTGAAATCACGCCCGGCCTGGTACTGTCGGGACATGTAGTCTACGAGGACGGCGCCCCGGCTGGCGGCGCCACGGTACAGGCCCATGTGTACCACCCCACGGCGGGAGAACAAGCGCCGATCTGGGTCGAGCGCGGATACACGGATAGCAATGGCGCATTTGTGATTGCCCGGCCACCGGAAAACAAGCCGGTCCATGTCGAAGCGTGGCTCCGCACCAACAAGAGCCCAGTGGTGGGGCCGATCCCGTCGGACAGTCCCGCTGCCCAACACATCGAAGTCGTCCTGCCGCCGCCGCCGGAAACCACCACCGTTGCCGGCCATGTGGTGGACGAACGCGGCGCGCCGGTCGTCGCCCAGGTGTCCGCCCACCGGCGCGGCCCGGACCCAATTACGGATCAGGCCCAGACCGACATGGAGGGCCATTTCCTGCTGACGGACATCCTTCCCGGGGCCTATGATTTCACCTTGCGCAACACCGGAATGGACACGGACGGACCGGACGTGGAAGCTGGATCCGCCAATATTCAGGCGGGCCGCCGGCTGGAGAATCTACGGCTCGTATACCGCACCAGCGGCCTGACCATCAGCGGCGTCGTCTACGACCAGAACAATGCGACGGTGCACGCATACCGGGTCCAATTGGCCAGGGGAAGCGGTGACGGTGTTGGCTTCAAACCGCTCTATTCGGAATGCACTACGGACAGGGGAGGCCGCTTTCGCTTTGAAAACCTGGAGCCCGGTGTGTATCGTCTCTCCGGCGATCGCAGCCATGGCCGATGGCAACAGGTAGTCCAACCGGGAGACGACGTATCTATCGTCCTCCCGCCGAAGGAAGCGCCGGACGAAAACTGA